TGTGTTCCTTCCACCTCTGTAAATCAAAGCTTAGAGAGATGGAATGACTCTTTTTCCTTCCACTCACTGCCTAATGCTCAGACAAAACTCCTCTTCCAAAGTCCTTTTCCAGAAGCCACTTTACTAGCTCCCCTACCGTCCCAAACAGCCTATTCCTTCCAATTTGTATAATATTTCATCCCAGCGACCCATGGCTTTGACATCCCTCCCTTCAGCTCTATTCATATTTCAAAGTACCTGGGTCATGAAAACTAATTCCTTCTTTGACCAGTGTAGACATTCATCCCATGACTCAGCTTTGGGgctcttttttattctgttgtttgTCCATGGACAGACCCATCAGATTCTGAAGAAATCAGTCTGGAAAAGTTCTGATCACCTAAAGAACACAGCAGACCGTCAAGGTGGGGCTGCCATGGAAGGGACTGGGGCTGGGTGCTACTGTGGCAGTGTAGGTGAAAATGGTGGGGGAGGACAGACTTTGCTCATCTGGGTTTAGGTGGATAAGGAACAGCCTACAAAAAGGATATAAGCCAGAATGTGCTTTCCATGCTCTGCCTGAAGACCGCAGTTATGTCCATGAACTTCATGAGGTATTGCATTTGATATTTTAAGCTATTTTGGGGAATGAAGAACCTGGGGGTAGGTGAACAGAGAATAGGGTGGCCCAGAGTGGCAGAGGGGTTGTGGGTAGGGGCTATCAAGCATCCCATGCTCTGTGTCTGCTCCAGGCTTCTCCACAGCACTATCTCCTGGGCCATGTCTCACACTCCCACATTTTGACTCCTGCAGAGAAGAATCAGGTAATAAACCAGGATAGAATTTCCCAAATTAAAGTCTTATTGGTTTAGAAACTAGAATTTCCTTCTGAAGAATAAGGCTTTGCCAAGTCATGGGGTATGGTCTTGCCTCTCTCACTGTGGGGGCCCTGGGCTCCCCTGGACTCTGAGAACATCCTTTCAGGAATAACAAGACACTCCCAGCCTTTCTGAGGAAAGAAACATGTCAACTCCCCAAGGCCTGGGAACATCTCTCCCAAAACCACAGGCCAAACATAACCTGTACCAGGCAGGGGGCCCATGAGAAAGTCCTGAACTCAGGGTGGAGACCCTCCCAGCATACTTCCTTATGGCAAAATTCCAGGGGAAACTACCCCACATGGTTCGTGTCTACCGTCCACAGCTCTGCTCCTTGTATTTCCTCTCATAGGCTAagtgagggggaagaggaggcagctaagaaccctcctcccacccttcaCCTTGGTCTCTGTTGTGTATCTGGCTATAGACAAGGGGCTGCTTCTCATCTCCCAGTGCCCACTCTGCTCTCCGCCCAGTGCCTTGCTTCATGTCCAGGCCTCACACAGCTCAGTGCCCTTTCAGAGTCAAGAGTTCACAAGGGACATGCTGAGGGAGTAGAGGCTCTGCTCACTGAGAGCTCCCAAGCAGGACAATTTTTCAGAGCCACTGTCTGGAGCCTGCAGCTGCTCCTATCTGCCATGCATGCAAAGCCATCCCACGGTGTGTACCCCTTTCTGTGATCAGGAAACCATCTGCAGAAAGGCACACACACAGCTGGGACAAAGAACAACATCTCCTGGATCCCAGTCCAAGACTGTTTCCTGACCTGGAAGCCCTGCCTTGTTTCTCACTCAACAGCAATTTTCTTCTGGGCAGGAAAAGCTACTCTGTCACGCACACAGCTCATCCGACGTGGGTTTCCACTCCCACTCTGAGGGGGTCCTCCTTCTGACTCCATTCACACATGCACACCTTCTTCTAGGCATGAGTCACAGGGGGCCGTGAGGGTGCACAGACCTGCGAGATCCAGCCACAGACTGAGACTCACCTCCCTCCATCTGCCGCCTCCTCCACAGGTTCCAAGCCagagcccatttctccctctccccgccctctTAATCCTTCTCACCATGCTTCGTTCTCTTCAGAGTGGCTCACAGACTGTGTCCTGCCTAAGGGGCTTGAGGGACAAGTATTCCCTCCAGGGAGGAGCAGAACAAGGAACATTAAATGCAGCTGGAGGAAGCAGTGacacagaaagaaggcagagagggggagtcAAGAATTGAACTGAACTCTGGCAGCAAGTGTTCAGTCCCAGCTCTGTAATTTGATTTGGAGGGAATTGAATGAGCCCTTTGGCCCTTGGTTTAATCAGAATTCATGATCCCCATGCTCACTGTAGAGGAGGTGGGAGTGAGAGGGAAGCCAGGAACAATGTTCTAGTCTTCCTTGTTCCCATGTACTCCCCCCTCAGCACAGTGATTAGGATCTAGAGCGGGCTCCGAGGCCACATTATCTAAGTTCAGACCCTCGTTCTGCCACATACCAGCTGTGGGACTTTGCACAAGAGACTCAGCTCCTCTATACCTTTACTTGCTTTACCTTAATTGGGGATAAGAATAAATGCACCTACTTTACAGGAATCTGTAAATAAGAATAATCTGTAAataagaataagtaaaataacaTACGTAAACAACTCTGGGACTTTGGAGAAGATGGtagagtaggaggatcctgagcTTACCTCCTGCCACGGAGATGCCTGGATAACAATCACATCAGTGGAATCAACCCAGAGAATCACCCAAAGACCAATAGAATGGACTCTCCACAGAGAGGAGGCCACATCAAAAATAGTTTTTGGCTAAAGTATATGAATTGAATTTTGCAATGCTTTTTTCaaccaagaaaaaacaaaaacaaaaaaatgaataaaggaaatttgcttgaaacaaagaataaacaaaaaagataacATGGGAGCTGAACTAAAGAATATTGAAAGCGTGGTGGTCCTGAACTTGGCAAAAACCAATGGCTAAAAGTGAGACTGAAAGTATATCAGATGAGAACTGATCAGACAAAAGAAAGAGCTTCCCTTGACAATGGAGCCAGGAAAAGGGGGTTGAAAACAAGATTGCTTCCTAGTAAAATGGAGAATGTGGGGGTGTTGACTTTTAATCCCTGTTCCTTGTCCCCAGCCTTCAGCTTCCACATTTTTCTGACCCAGGAATAGTGTCAAATGAGTGGTGACATCTCAGCCACTTCTCAAACTTACCAGCCACGCTGACCTCCACCTATGCTCTCCTTGGCATCCCAAAGTTGTTCTCTGAAAAAAGGTGTGAACAACACATTTCCATCAGGACAAAGAGGTTTCGTAGACTGTCCCATGGGGAATGGCACTGCTAGCAGGACCTTCAATGCTGGGATCACTATGGGATAAATCCAGGTAGGGCATAGGGGGGAGGGCTCTTCAGGAACCCCCACACCCTGTCTAGGGTGTGACTGATCTTGGCTGAGGAATTCCTGCTGCCAGTGGGCCAGGAGCTCTCACCTTGTGCTGGGGAGGTGGGATTAAAGATGAGGAAGGGGCATCCAGCCTCCCTGTACCCAGGGCTGCTCCAGTCCCTGCTACTCCGGCTTATCCATTCAGTAGTCAGTGCACCGGTGACCTGGGGACTCCAAAGGTGCTTCCAGGGCAGTCCTAGGGACAGCAGGTGTGGGTGGGAAGGATTTATGTGTTTCTTCTCTGCCCATCAGGGGCATGGACCCTGTGTCCCTGGTTGGATCCAGAACCTGTGAGTCACAGCTGTGCACGTTAATGAGGGATTAGCAGAGGTCTGTAGTCATCTCTGCTGACTCTCCTGGTCTCCCCTGGTTTTCATGCCTGATGCACTCAGGCACTCAGATCCCGGGAAAGGAAGACACAGAGCAGGGAGGTCTCAGCAGAACCCCTGGGAGGGGCACAGCACACGCAGATGGAGACTTGCTTCATGCTCCACAAAGAGCACACCCAATTGCCCCCTAGACATGGACAGTCTCACTGCTTAGCATTGTTTCTGCCCCTTAGGCTGATATGCAGGCAAAGCAGCATGGTGGGAAGAGCCTGGGCTGTTGAATTGGGCAGACATGGGGTTGAATAGGTTCCATGACTACATACACTGGagcaagtattttattcttctgacccagtttcattttgttttgttattttttccctttctacaaTGACGATTTGTGGACATTCCCGGAGAGGTGGTGGGAAGACTAGAGCAGCATGCTCCATGAAGACATGGAGCACCAGCGTGGTGCCTGAGCTTGGGAGAGTAACACAACATTACTCAAGGTTGTGTCACTtgcagagtcagcttgaggaCAAACTCTGGCTCTCTGAGATACCTGCTGGCCCACATGCAGTACCAGGTGGACTGTCATAGTGGACATTTAGTTTCACAACTCTCCCCTTTCTCGAAAATGCCCTGGATCCCACTTATTGGGATATAAGAGGGTGTGGTAACAtcagatatttcaaaatatctggtttgtatttgtttttagacCTAGTTTGAATGAATTCTGTGGTATTTATAGTGTCACAGAGCAAACTTAACATGttcctaagaaacaaaaaaaaaattcttatactGTTGTAATCACCTGTTTTAATATTCTACAACTGTTCAATAACCTCTTCTCATGTCCGGCCTTTCCCtcgtggagtgtgtgtgtggataCACTGGAACTGGAGGGTGTGAGACCAGTTGCTGAGATATGGCCCAGAGACAGAAACAACAAGTCCGCTCTGCAAACATGACCATTTACTCCTACGAGTTCTAAGTGAGGAATCCATCCTGCACTGTTGTTTGTGGGAGTTCTTGACTAGGCAGGCTGCCCGTTTTACAATGACTACATCAATCACATTACATGTACAAGGGAGTAGTTAGGGATACAGAAGCCAACTCccagaacaaataaacaaataaattaaagcaggtaaagtttatttcatttccacTTGATGAATGTACAGATATTGCTagcatgaaaattattttatgtatgtgtgaTATCAATATAGCAGTGATATGAAGAAGAACTAGTCTTTCAAAAAGTTGCTGACAAACCCAACCATCTCTGAACTGTTATAAAACTGTGAAGGTTACAATATCAACACATGTCGTCTAAGTTCTAAATTTGGTGTAGAAGTATGTTCTGAGGGAGCAGTGAAAGGAACTGATAAACACTGGAGGAGCTGATAAGATTATGGAGCTCACATTGGAGTACTTGTTAGGAAAAATAAGTCAGCTAAAGTGAATATGATCAAGAATTTGGAATTGCATTAAAGTTAATGTGTTACATTTAAGATGACTCTCTTTGTTGTGTGATAGGACAGAAActgatcaaaaataaaaaggactgcCTAATGAAGATTAATTGTTATTGTGGGGAAAATTCTACTGAGATGTGTGAACCATGGACTGAAATTTTAGTgtttgtgaaaaattaaaaactattttggtctccaccccctttttttctctttaaactctttaaattttaaaattttatttattttattgagagagagaacacaagcagctggaggggcagagggagaagcagactccctgctgagcagggccccgatgggggactcaattccaggagtCAGCTGAAGCAGACCCTtgattgactgagctacccaggcaccccatggtctCAGCTCTTAATGAAATGATGGGGCAGTCATATTTTCTTATTCGACTATCTTTGGTATCCTTAATTTGCTTAATAATCTCATGCCATATACATGccatatatttttcaatagtGGATGAATTTTAGAGGTAAATAAACAAGTTagaaatttctataaaatttcaGAGTTTCTATAAAACGTTATGATGtcagccataaaataaaaatgtcatcaaTAAAATGAACAGTTGTATGTTAGGCATCTGCAAAAATTCATCACTGAACCACAGACAAATTTAATAGAATGTATTAGATATTCTTTTCCATTAAACAAAATCCACATGGAGGAAATTAAAGGATTCTAGGTCCATTTCTTTTATTGAAAGATCATTTGAATTTAATGTAAATGTATAGGATAAACTGTTGGAAGAGACTACCAATGTATGGAAGGTAAATAATGAACACTGAGCATTGCttgcctaattttatttttttttattctatttatttacttgaggaagagtgagtgagagggagcaagagagggagaaagaatctgaagcaaactctgcactgaccacagagcctgacacgggtctcaatcccacagccatgagatcatgacctcagctgaaaccaagagtcagacacttaaccaactgagccaccctggtgacCCCATTgcctaattttaaataaaagatacaaataaatgtccttaaaatgatgaaatgatgTACTTAAATGATGGCCTTTAAATTCATGTCTTCCATCATTATTAATAGACCTTTTGGAGACACATTCCCCTACTACTAACAGTAGAAATGCAAAACCCAGGCAaagaataaccaaaaaaaaaaaaaaaaggcttaatcACGATAATTGCCTGCAAGTACCTTCACATCAAGCCAAACTATGttagataaaataacaaaaaacatgcAAGctcattttatacattaaaattttaaatatgcatggCAAGgcattatttcagaaatatatatagGCTTTTACTATGAGGCTTTCACTATTCCACTCAtagctttttatttaattataattgcaGAATGACAAACTTTCACTATATAatataaatgctcagtaaatgtcactATGCACACTTTCAAGAAACAGTATGCACATTTCTGCAagtctttcatttgtttcctgtgtttattCTAGTAATACTTATATTTTATGCCTTTGAATACAATAACAGACATGATGTGGGTTGTATGTTTCTATTCTAGCTCTGCATTTATTTAACTGCCTTGCTGTGTGCTTTGGAAAATTCATGTTTATTCTTCAGGGTCAGTTTCTTCCTCCCAGAAAGAAGTTTGAATAATTCCAGTTCCATGGGAACTGGCCATGCTCCTCCTACTCCTTCTCTGCTATTGCCACCTCACTGTGCTCTAGAAACACTGGCCTCCCTTCTGTTCACAGTCATGTCGTGCTGTTCCCAGCCCCAGGTCCTTTGCCTGTGCTGTTGTCTCTGCCACTGTCCTCATCGCCCATGTGTGGTGCATCACTGTATTCACTTCATTTTTCTATCAGTTACATTCTCTTTGAAAGCAAAGAGTTTGTTCTCTTCTGCCTTGTGTGTCACTCTCCAGAGATTATAAGCTCCCTAAAAGCAGGACAGAGTCTCTCCATTATTAACTGTCATAACCTGAATACTTAGAACCTTGTAACAATACAGTGGATACTCAACAGATAATTCCAAAtcaatgaataatgaaaaaaaagattattgtaaGAACTCTAGATCTTTCTTTGAATACGATATACACTGTTGTCTCTAGTGAAATCTTTGTGCAATTAGATCTATCTTACCACCCATGTGTTACTTTCCTCTAGAGTTCCTCTGTTGATACCCCCTGTGCTGCACGGATGTGtctgataattgattctctctccAGCTCAGGAAACACACCCATAGCTAAGAGCCCCACAGCCTCCATCCAGTGGAGTTGAATGTCTACTTTACTATCCCAGTGAACTGGCTCGACATCTCCTGACACTATCTCTGCAGCTCCCTTCCTCAGTGTGTCTTGGAGTCAAGAAGCTATGCTCCTCCACCAGCACCAGGGCTATCAATGCTGACATTGAGAAATCTAAATTTCTCTCCTCCTCAATGCAGCACTGCTGGTAGACCTCATTGCTCATAGCACTTAACTGAAGGACTTCATGTGTTGGGGGCATTGAATGGAAGCTACAGACATACACCATGAATAACTATTGAATATTATTGTAAATTTCCTCAGTCCTTCTACAAATCCTCTTAACAATGCATTATTCATTAATATAAAAGAGAGACTTTTAGTCTCTCTTCTTCAGGGTTTCTGCCttaacacatttttctctccatAGTTCCATATCATAATTTCTAAATTTGTATTGCTTTGTCCTTTTAAAGTAAGTCAACTCTatgtttctgcctcttttttctgGTCATAACCTGTGCTCCTGCATATTCCACAAACAGGTCATCAAGGAATTTTTTATACATAGAACATCTCCCTCACATAGCTCATACCATTTTCCTGGTATGCAAAAGCACCTGTAGGCAGTCTCACCTTACATAGAATTAAGTTTTTTCTCATTCCTGCTACATTAATATACTCTAAAAAATGTTGTTAGCTTTCCCACAGTACGTTGGAACATCATGCTGAACTTTTGGTAGAAAACAAAAGTACGAACCTATCTCTGATCTGCTTAGTCTTCACTCCATAGACTATGGGGTTGAGCGCAGGTGGGATAACAATGTAGAGGTTGGCAAACATGATGTGGAAGGTGCGGGAGACATTGTGTCCAAAGCGATGGGTAAGGATGGAGAAAAAGGCAGGTATATAAAACATGAGGATGACACAGACATGGGAACCACAGGTGCCAAGGGCCTTCTGGCGGGCATCCCAGGAGGGGAGACGGAAGACCGCACAGAGGATGAGGGTGTAGGAGACAGCAATGAGAATCACATCTGAGATGACCGTCATGATGGGAACACCAAAACCATACCAGATGTTGATGGAGATGTCTGCACAGGCGAGCCGGGCAACACCTATGTGCTCACAGTATGTGTGTGGGATGATGCGTGTCCTGCAGAAAGGCAGGCGTGTGAGCAAGAATACATCTGGCAGGATGATGCAGAAGCTTCAAAAAGAGATGCCCACTGCAATCTTGATGATGGTCTTGGGGGTCAGAATAGTGGTGTATCTCAGCGGGGAGCAGATAGCCACATAACGATCAAATGCCATGGCCATCAAGATGGCTGAATCTAGGACAAAGCTATAGTGGAGGAAGAACATTTGTGTAAGACACCCTGGAAATGTGATTTCTCGAGCCCCAAGCCAAAAGATACTGAGTGTTTTGGGAACACCAGCTGTGGACAGGACAAGGTCAGTCATGGCCAgcatggagagaaagaagaacatgGGTTCATGAAGGCTACGCTCCACCACGATGAGGTAGAGAAGGGTGCAGTTTCCCACAAGGGCCATGATATAGATCATACAGAAAGGAATCCCAATCCACACATGGCATTGCTCCAGGCCTGGGATCCCCACCAGAATGAAGGGGCCTGGGTTATAATTGCTCAGGTTGAAAATGATCATGGTAGAACACGATGGCACAAGTCCCTGGGCCTGAGGATGGAGGGTAGTAGAAGATAGAGTTAGGATCACTTGAGTCACTCTCACCTCCAACTACTCATCATTATCAACTCCTAAACATAAGGAGACCATATCAGTTATCTACAATAGAACCCCTCTGGAGTAAATACAGGCTGGTATCAACACAGCTGCAGGTAACTTGCATAAACCAGGATTGTCTCAGATATACTGAAACGCAGAGTCATTCTGCCCCTAGAGAATATGTTCCTTCCTCTGGCCACCTCTGTTGATTTACACAACttctccaggcagccttcctgaCTGGCCACCTTCACTCCTCTCATGATATAGTATACCTCTGACACAAGGTAAAAATTACAGTGTATACTTTTTCATGGTGGTAAAAATTCTGTGACTTTATAGACATTATTGGCTGCTTAGTCTTGACAAGATCTTGATAGGATCTGCTTGTTCTGTTGTGTGGGATATCAAAATTTGCTCCAGGGTACACATTGGCTCTTTCAAGGTTCCCAGATGACTACAACTCTTACATCTGTGAGGTAAACACACTTTTGGATGAGGTAAACATCCAAAAATTTGGTCGATTCAACAATACAGGCTGAGTTCCTACTTTATGCTTGATAATATGTGGaacttcaataaaaattagaaaatttccaTATATATGAGGCTTATgagtccctcctcctcccacaccccccaaaaaataatttGCTAGTACCCTATACACTATACAACTGTATACCATCCTAGTATTTTGACTTTAATAACACTCCTAGTCAAGATTTCTGTCCAAAAGTACTGTTTCCTTCCAAACCCATATTCTATTGGATAGACCCCTTATTCTCTCAGATACGCAGGCACTTTCTTATTTACAATCTCGAACTTTTTGATCTGTACTTACATTCTCTCATACATTTTACCATAATAGAATCACCAGCCCATACGTCTACAAAACACACTCCCCCAGCAACCTGCATCACACATACAcctcacacacatgtgtgcaccacacacacgcacacaccacacatgcacatacaacaCTATACACATCATACAAACACAAGCACGCAtactaagaaaaatagaaacaacataTTTCATGATTGGATTTTGGTACTGTCATTTCTTGTGTAAATTCCCAGAATTTGGAGTGTTGCTCTTTTAAAGACCAAGTTCCCatgccttcttccttctccagcaATGTGTTTGCATGGAAAGTTATTCATAAGCTACACTTCACCAACCACACAGCAAGGCTCAGCTCTCCTTGGAGCAGCACTGACAGGCAGCTTGTGATGCTCATGTTCCTGCACCTCTGAGTCCAGACAAAGCTCACGCTCAGCCTCCTGCAGACCCACACGTTTTCACTCATTCTTATACCCAGTTCACCAGACCCACATCTGCCAGACTAATACTTAACACTCTCCACTCTTCTGCTTTTGGTAAAACAGAAGCCTaatgttctcttcttttctttctgacctTCCCTTATCTATATGTAAAAACACTTCCTGAAGCCACAGAAAGCCTCCTGTACAGTGTCTCCGTTATTTAGATTCTGGGCTCTGGGAACACATCCAGAGTTCAGAAGGTAGCCgcttttttcaagaaaaaaaaaaaatgggatgttTAGCCAAGATTGCAAAGCAGCAGTGTCTGGCCCAAAGTAAGCATGGGCTGTCATACTTCTTTCTAGAGATCACATTTGATATCATCTGTATCAGCCTTTGCAGTCAGACCACACAgtgaagaagagaacagaaagatgCATCCAAGCTAATAGGAGTAGCCCAGGCACACACCCAGACACTGGCACACTTAGTCCCATTCTTTAGGTCTGGGCAGTGGGTCCTTCTCACATGTGTGACCCAGACCTTTGCAGACAACAGTTACTTTGACCATGCTTAACCCAGGTGTATAATTGcatatctcttcaaatattttgccatTCATTTGATGGAGCATCTGTGCAAGTCTGTCTTGACTCTCACCAGGGCTTCTACATGGGAATCGTTCCAGAAAATGAGTAACAGTCTCAGTGCATGGCTCCTacagactgagccctgagtgTTCACCCCCCACCACCTTCCATCCAAATTCTGGGTCAGGCCACACCCCTCAAACAGCCATCGCTCACCTTATCATGGGATTGGGCCACAGAAAGAAGAACAGTTGTGCTCACAGACAGCCAGAAGGTCTGCAGAAACGGCTGACacaccaaacaaa
This DNA window, taken from Lutra lutra chromosome 10, mLutLut1.2, whole genome shotgun sequence, encodes the following:
- the LOC125079755 gene encoding LOW QUALITY PROTEIN: olfactory receptor 52H1-like (The sequence of the model RefSeq protein was modified relative to this genomic sequence to represent the inferred CDS: substituted 1 base at 1 genomic stop codon); the protein is MIIFNLSNYNPGPFILVGIPGLEQCHVWIGIPFCMIYIMALVGNCTLLYLIVVERSLHEPMFFFLSMLAMTDLVLSTAGVPKTLSIFWLGAREITFPGCLTQMFFLHYSFVLDSAILMAMAFDRYVAICSPLRYTTILTPKTIIKIAVGISFXSFCIILPDVFLLTRLPFCRTRIIPHTYCEHIGVARLACADISINIWYGFGVPIMTVISDVILIAVSYTLILCAVFRLPSWDARQKALGTCGSHVCVILMFYIPAFFSILTHRFGHNVSRTFHIMFANLYIVIPPALNPIVYGVKTKQIRDRFLSAMSNEVYQQCCIEEERNLDFSMSALIALVLVEEHSFLTPRHTEEGSCRDSVRRCRASSLG